The sequence below is a genomic window from Balearica regulorum gibbericeps isolate bBalReg1 chromosome 9, bBalReg1.pri, whole genome shotgun sequence.
GTGCTGGTCTGTGACGTGTTGCACCCTAGCGTGGAATGGCACAAACCCTGTATGGGTGGGGCTGCAGTGTACCCCCGAAAATGGGCTCTGTGTTGATCTTCGTCACCCCCTCAGGGAGCCGGAAGGTGAATGCCCGCAGCAGGttggcaaagaaaatgaagagctcGGTCCTTGCTAGGTGCTCCCCCAAACACACACGGTGccctgcagaaggaagggggaaggacAGTGAGTATCTAGGAATTTTTGTTCAGTCTTGTTATAAGCAGAGGGGTCTTTTTTTGTTCAAGGCCAGGATCATGAAAAGCCACAGAACTAAAACTTTGTGAATTCTTTCTCAGAAAGATCGCATCCAATGTCATAGGTTAAGAGACACCAAATgaaaatctcagtgaaaatCCCTGAGGTACCACCATCATTTCTTTCTTGACCTTGCTTGACCTGGCAGAAaatgattttccttttacagGAGATGTTGAGCTTAAAGGTCATACACAAAGTATCTGCCAGCTGTTTGCACATGGTTTCTTAGTGAGTTGAAGTCAGCAGATCAAAATTACTTAGCAATTGCATTTGCAATTGAACAAAGGCTTGGTCCTTTACAGCAAAGCAAGAAGCCTAAAGTTAATTTCCACGGGTTCCTCATTGAAACCAATGGCATGAGCAGAACAAGTGAATAATACATTCACATTTCCAGATgagcagagaaatgaaagaaaaagccatttccatTAAGAAACCACTCCTGGATGGACATTGAAGTGACGAGTCTGCTATATcaacaaactaaacaaaaatcaacagaGTAGGAACTTTACTGCTAAGTGTGATCTCTAACTGTGCATTGTTgtcttatttccttcttttgcaaCTGGATTTTCAGTTCTGTAAGCAAGAACTTAATCCTTTGTTTACCTGGatgcattctgcttttctttcagcttgttCCTTTAAAAGGGATTGCAATTAACTCCAGTACAAACAAGACACATtgcttctcaggaaaaaaactatATAAAGTATACTACAGACAAAATCTGTGGATGACTGCAGCATGCAATAAGCTTAGGAGGTTCAGGAATTCGAGTGGGATTCCCACTACAGTTTCCTAAGAAGAAGCATCTTCCTTGCCAGTACTGTTCTTTAAAGACAGCaaacagcagagacagaagaTGTTACCTGAAGAAATACCATAGTCTCACACTTCAGTGTTCTTCATCTAATCTGTTGGATTGGTTCGAACTGCCGGCCCATTTACCTGCAGAGAATGGTAAGAAGGCTTCTCGAGGTGTAAAGTTTCCTTCTTTATCCAGAAAATGGCCAGGGTTGAACTGTCGAGGTGTCTCCCATTGCTCAGGGTCATACAGAACAGATGCTATATTTGGCATAATGATGGTGCCCTGCAAGGAAGAAACTTTTGATTCAATTCCATCTACTAGCCTCTCACCCACCAGTTTCAGCCTGGCAGACAAACCTGCTGCTCGTTGCCATTTCTTTGTAATGAGCAGGTACGATGTGGTTAGAAGACCATTTTCCTAGAAAATTAGAGTTTGTGATCATTTTCTGAGTTGGAAATTATCAGTTCTCAGCCCTGCAGCTATGTCAGTGGGTGTTAACAGCGTTAGTGGTGGTACAACTGCATTGTGACCACTTTTACTACTAATCTTAAATAACACTTCTAGTAGTGAAGTATCAACAGCTCTTTTGTTGATATTCAGGTCCCAGAGCTGGAAGCCTCCTTTCAGgcttaaaagagagagaaatgcatcCAGAAATAACTGCAATACTTAAGTGACAATAACCTCTGAGCCCTTTTAGCAGCAGTACTTCAGGCTTTTTCTTTACTGGCTGTTCCCAGCAGACCAGTTCGCATGCCTTAGCTACCTGGCTGTCAGAAGCAGACAGAACAGAGCGAAAACTTCTCCACAAAATGAGTTAGGTGGGGCCTGTCCCAGATGTCAGTAATGGTGCTGGCCTTTCCCATCTCTCTTGCAATAAAATCAACTAATTCCTCTTTCTTGTTAGTGTTTTCCAGTGAGAACTGGCACCCAGCGTAGCTTACATCACTCTAAAAAATGTCTTACAGGCTATGAACATGTGTTTTCAGCAGTATTTGGGAGTAACTCCCTCACTGTCAGCTACAGCTGACAGTGTCTCAGCTGTTACAGATCCAGGCAGGTTCCTCAGCTGATGGAGTCAGTGGAGCTACAAGCCATTCCTCTGTCTCAGGAGTGCTGGCAGTGCTAAGTTGGGCAGGGATGTCTTAATCAGTGCTTTGGCAAACCAGTTTCTCCTCTCAGTCCATCCCCAGCCAAACAGAGCTGTTGatcagcagggcaggagcttGAGGCTTCCGTGCCAGGGGAAGGGGTTTTATCAGCTGTCTGAGCATCAGCATGCTGAGCGAGAGACGTATTTCATTCCTGGAGCCACAAACAGTAACTCTTCCCCGGGAATCACATTCCTGGGTCATATGGAGAATAGTTTATAGATGGAAAACGGGTTacaaaactggaataaaaactAAATGTCTCTGCTGAAGGAAGAGCGGAGGCTGAAAACGTGTCTGTACCTTTTTGACCGGGAATCCTAGCAGCATTGTGTCCTTCACACACACTCTGGGCATGCCAACAAACACAATGTTGCTGAAGCGTTGGATCTCATGAACCACAGCATTTGTATAGGGCAGTTTTCTCCGATCCTCGTAGCAAATTAACTGGGAAGGACCCAAAACAGCGTCCAGCTCCTTCTGCACTTTCTCTGTGGAGAAATATTCACCATTTCAGATGGGAAAAATGTATACGATATTTTAACTGGCAACaggaaaatgtattatttcaacATAGTACATTTACTCTATAAGCTGTGATTTAATATGACTTAATGCCTGAGtttaatatatgaaaataaacaggaaaaaaaacccccaaccaatAGTGTGGTCCAGAATCATAAGCAAGGACTATACTGTACTTATTCCAGCTCTGACATTTATCTTACAGAATGCTTGGTGGGTGTAGGGTGGGTCACTCTGCTCCAGGTTTGAAGGTATTTAGGGATTGCTTAGTTTACTTTATCTCAAAATCTAAATCTCATTTGCAAAATTGACATAAATACCTTGGATATTAACACCCAGTGCAAGGGATGAGTTGAGCAGAGTTGGTCCAAGTATGGCAACATACTGTATGAACAAACAACACCTGAATCAGCCTAGAACCTTGGATGTAAATATGCAGTCAATGCCACATCATTTTCAGCCTCCTACTGAGCTGCAGGAACACAGGTATCTCCCTTGCTTTCAGTGCTCAAGCACAACAGATGGAAGAGCCTTCCTTCAGCAGAAACCCACCCCAGGAGGACCTGAGTCCTCCTTAAACCCAGCCATATCCTTTCTCTTCCTGGCATACACGTGGATGAGGAAACTCAGCCTGGATCTACAAAGGCATTAATGGAATTGGTGTTAATTAGATAAGCAACCTCTTTTGCATTATTAACTCAGACAGGGACAGTTTGTGTGTACTGCCAGCAGTTCTTGCCTGAAAACACTACCTCTACATATCAGGTAGCCAGAATCCTCCCcttaaacttctttttctatatCTACAGTCTTTCCATGCCTTGCAGATGTTCcactttcatgttttgttttctcctaaGGTTTGTGTGCTGCTTTATGAACAAACTGCAACAAACATTACTGGTTATTTAAAGACTAGATGCTAACACCATCACCTGGTTACACTCAGAATATGCTCTACTGAAACCTTGAGGCCGCCCCTGAGCAACCCCTGTTCCATGGATGCCCACTGCCTAGCCTTGTGCATGAAGCACCAGCAAAGGCAGACAGGAGTCACTGCATTCTTCAAGGAAGTCTGTGGATTTGCACTGTGCAAATTATCttgcatctctctctcttcctgttttctgaCAAGAAAGATACAGGAAGAGGCAGCCGTCTCTACCAGGACCATGGGCCTTCCTTAGGGCAACCTGCAGCCCTTCGTAACCTGCCATGGTCTGTCCAGCTGGTTTGTCCAGTCAGGGATGCAGTGGGTTGTTGGGAGTATTGGTGTGCTCAGCAAAAAGCGTTgtggcaggaggggaagagagcgTAGGCTGACGGTGGCAAACACAGCAAAGCTGCATTAGCACTCCTCATACCTGAATGATGTCTGGTGTAGACAGGAGTCATTAGAGCTTTGATCCCTGTTCCTGCTGCCATCAGTCAGCCTGCAAACTCTCCACACAGAGCACCTCGCTGACTTGTCACTGCCAAGAGCTAACTTTTATCTCACTGCAAGTGCCTTCAGCCACCTGGTTTGGTCAGGTCATAGGATGggcctctgatttttttcctctgcttccattctttgtgttttcagagAGTGAGAGCCAGGCTCAACTGGTGGCTTTTGTGCCTGCAACTCATTATATTCAGCCATCATTAACATTTGTAGTACCCACAGCATTTCACAGCAAGAATCCCTCTCACCTTGGATGTCTGGATTCACAACCATATAGAGCAGTCCCCAGTACAATGTTGTGCTTGAGGTCTCTGATCCACCAAGGAAAAGATCATTTATAACATATACCAAATTGTCTTCATCATACTTGGGCTTCACCACATCTTTAGACTGTAGAAGATGATAAAAAGTTGAAGCATGTCAGCTATTTCAGGGTAACTGTCTATGCACGTGTATTTAAGCCTGTTGTAAACACATGGTACCCTGCCGTAGAAGGTGAGGTGGTCTACCAAAGTTGTGTAACCTACAGACACAAACTGTCCCATATTTACTACAGGTTTGAAGTATACACATGGATATTTATGGAAAGCAGATGATCGCTCATGAGTTCACACCCTAACATACTTTGTGGTAATTCATTCATGTAATGAAAACGTTGAACTGGATGTCTTTCTGGGACACATGAGTCAATAAGTCCCAAGCTACCGTATTCACATTAAGAAGCTTATAAAATCTAAGAAACTATGATAGAAGGGGTCAGACTGGATGATTTAATGGTCTATTTGACCTTATACTCCATAAATGTGTGATCAGGCAGAATGAACACTTACTTTCTCTATCTCAGCCAGGTAGAAGTCAATGAAATCCTGTGGTTCGTCTGGTATCCCTCTCTCCACATGTCTTCTGATTTCCTTCCTTGCAAAAGAGCTCAGGACATCATAGCAAGACAATGCCTTCTTATGAGGACCAGGGAGATGGCACATCAGCCAGGGGAAGATTTCATACAGCTGCAGCAGTGACACACAAGAGGTAGTGTGAATTACCTGTCAGTAACCAAGCTGCTTTTAGAAACACCAAAAGGCTGAATTGTCGTGGCTGGAAATGTTGATAGTGGAATAAACAAATTGGCATTGCTTTGAGTAGATTTTTGCCATCATATGGGAAAACTTTATGAGTAATTTTGACACATTTCTGGGGGTGAAAGCAGTACTGACATCACTCTGCTCATGCCAGTAAGTTTACTTGTCTAATGCAGATCACTAGAAGACCTTACTCCTGCACAGTTGGAGAATGTAGCTCCCACACACTCAAAATGTAAAGACATCCTTTCTGGGTACTGTGTGGCTACTAAAATTAACAAGTCTGCAGTCTCAAGTAACTGGTGGATTTTGTGGAGCTCACGGAAGGAAAGTGTAGACTGGGTATCACTCTAAGAGCTAATTTAATTCTCCCCATCAGAGTCCTCCTGACTGCTACGGGACCAATAATTGTTCTGGTGGCTAAAAATAATACACCTTCAACCTGCTGACTGTATTTACACTCACATTTGTCAGATCACAGTATTGTCCTCTAGCTTGGATAGTTCTCTCTTTGCAGCATCTGCCATTCCGCCCTGCCAAGCAAACAGCATTTCTATCTCCTCTCTTTGTTCTTCCAGACCTAACAAACGAAGTGTCTCTAATTTTAAGCGATAGTTTGTAGCTCATTCCATTAGCACTTCTCTACCTTTGTTTCACTCCAGACTCACAACATAAGGTGTCCAAAGCCCTGGAATAGGTCCCACAGATTATATACATGAGAACCTACTTTAACACTTCTCTGGATCTAAAGGGAAAATAGTGCTGGATGCACTCTAAGATTCGGTTTGCTTTTTGCATCCTGTTAGCCACAGTTTACACTAGTCCCTTTCCTCCTAACCTTTgcactaaaatgttttaagctCACAGCAGATATTAATCTCATTAATTCCTGATatattttatgatttaattttgtaCTATTACAACTTGTTCCATTCTTATAACTCCAATCCGCAGTGCTTACAAGCTCTTGCAGCAGGATATCCTGAATGTCCTCTGTATTGTTAAGGTCTCCTGGCTTTGATCGTCCACAAATTTCAtctattttcctgttttttacTATGACAAAGTTGTTTAGTGCTACCCTCATATGGCAGATTTATTGAAAAGGTTTACTACCGCATCAGCATTTTAGTTTGTCTTTTCCTATAAAACTCTAATGTCAATGGAATTTGCTCTGCCATCCACAGTCCCCGTTACACCCAGCTTGTCCCTCTTTCAGGGTCTAAAGCACAAAGTCTAATTCATGGGGAAAACTTCAAGTGCAAAGTTGGCCTTTATAGTAAGTTGTGGGAGGTACCTACCAAAAAAATCTCTGACAGAATTTGAATCGTGAGACTGTCAGAGAATGTATGTATTGTTTTTGTAATGTGTGAATTGCAAGCTATAATGAAGTAATGGAAAGattaataatgaatatttttgtatttgtgagggaggaaaaaaagaaaattgtcagcATACAATTTGCAGAGTAGTAAAAAGCAGAACAGTGAATTCAATGATACCCATTTTTGGAGGAGAGAAGTAAATAGAGGTGGgaggagcagcactgcagagttCAAATTTATTATGAACTCCAGTCTCAAGTTTAAAGGTTTCCGTTAACAGtctcagaaatactgaaagactTAAAGCGAGGAGTCAACAGAGAGATGTCCCCTAAACtagcaaagaaacaagaaagttCTTAAAAATGACCTCAAAACCAAGGAGGCAGTACTGAGGTCCCCAAGGACACCTCTTAGCACACAGTTTGCATTTGCCAGTTGCTCTGTATTTAGTGAAGATGCATTTTTACATCCACACTTCCATTTTCTacctatttcagaaaaaaaaaaaagtatattatttaCTCACCTGATGAACAAAGCTGCCTGCAAATCTGAATAAATTCTCTGTGGCACTGATCAGTTCATGGAAGGTTTTGTCCTCATCAGAGAAGTGATATCCAAAAACCAGAGCACAAATTACATTTGAGATAGAatggaaaagggggaaagaaggaTCCACAGGTCTTCCTGCAAACACAGTAAGTGGTATTCACtctcagtgttttcttcagGTGTTCCTTACACAGATAGGACAAGATGTTGTTAGAGATTACATAAAATGTTCTCTTTATCCAGCTGGGTCATGAATAGGGACATAAATGTGGCAGTAATGTGTgtattcatgaaaataaaacgTAGTCTTAGAGCAAAGGACACTGTTAAACTGCTCTCTCATAGCTCTAAAACAATCTCATATCCCTTCCTGTGAAATAACATTGTACAGCTATGATCCATTAGAAGATATCATATCAAATCTACTGGCCTCAGTTGTGTGGAAGAAGACAAGTCAGAatgtgagaaggaagaaatttctcTGGAGGTGAACTAAGAGAAGACAGTGACAGACATGTAAAATatgtataataaataaataaaataaaatgtaaaaaactacttaggaggaaagactgaaggaattTGGGAAGGTTTAGGAAGCAGAACAGATGGATAGGAACTGCAAAGTATACataagaaaattattactgTCCCAGCTGTGAACAGTAGATCATCATATCTCtgtctgatgatttttttaaagttatgagACAGACATCCATCGAAAATGATTTGGATAGAAATGATCCTGGCTTGGATTCAAGGGTGAACCTGATAATCCTCTGAagttccctcccttctcctacTTCCTTTGATTCTCTTGCGAACAGCTACTTTGCCAGACAGACACTAAAATATCCAGTTTACCTCATGGCACCTAATGTCATTGAAATTTAGAGATTTAGAGGAATGACTCAGCTCTGCAATACTCTTTGGTTACTTGTTGTAGGTAGCCTGAGAATGCTTGGCTGTGCAGTTCAGTGACATCGTGTCATTGTACAATCATATCTTAGACAAATGATAAGCCCATGGAGCTGGAATTTCATAAGTTCCCAACGTCGTTAGATTTATGAACagctttttaagaaagaaattcccACTTGCGATACTATGGCTCTGTCTGCTCTTTGGGCTTTGGTAAGTTTGGATACACCCCTCTGCACCTACCCCAGTCCTAGAAAGGGGTAGGTAAGTTTGTGTACTGAAGATAAGGATCCAGGACTGAAAAGTATCTGGTTTCTTAGCAGATAGGTACCTTTTAGGTTCCCAAAGAACTCCACCAGGTGAGAGGCCTCCTCTTGCACTCGACACTCCaggccttttttccccattcccaGACTGCGTAGAGTCATTATACCAAAGcgtctctgctgcttccaggaGCGACCGCTTGCCAGTATAATACCTGAGGGTATTCCCTAGCATATTAGTATTTGCCATAGACTTGaacaattcatttaaaaatatattataaaatacatGAAGTAAATCAGGGAATACACTATGATACAAGTATCTTTAGGTGAAATTATCAGTAACCAGAAATCATGGCCAAACATACCCAAACTATAACTAGACTGTATGTTCTTCATATTGTTTGTAGATAATCTTTGAAAAGAGCAATCTAAGAATTTGTTGACTGCTCCATTTCTTGATGTCTTAAAAGTAAACAACCTTAAGGTGCCTTTTTAGAAGATCTGCTTTAGTCATACGCAAGTGATCATGCTCAAGACAGGAATAACTGGATGAATTTCTACAGGGTGACATACAGGGCCAGGGTATGTTTATGGAGATATAGATCAATTAATGTGATGCTTGTAGGTTGAGGTGATGAAGGGGAAGGATAAGTGACATTTGGGCCCTGTTTCTCCTCTGGAAGGGAGACCACTCCACTGATAGTTAAATTGCACTAGTGAGTACCTGAAGAGCTGTGATGGTGGTGCTTTACCCAGCTTTAAACAATCTATGCTTGCTTTGGTATAGCAAatgcaggggaggaaaaagaaaagacttcaAACTGCTAAAATACACTAAGGAGAAGTGGGTTTTCATGTGTCGGAGGCACTCTCACAAGCAAAGGTTATTCACCAAATGTTTAAGAGTGGCTGCCAACACAGCAATGAGACTTCTCAAGGAGGGTGTTATAGGTCTCTTGCTCATGATGGAAGGTGTTTGGCAACTGTAATATACATGGTTACCAAACATATAAACAAGCTTTGCATTCATGTAATGTACAGCAAAATCATGTGCAGCAAGTTGGATTATTCTGTGAGGAGGGCAAGATTGCTGAGGGCTGAGCTGGGATCACATACGTCTTGAACACAGCAAAAAGGTCACCATAAACAGCCTGATTTGGAGTGTTTCCCAGGCGTGGGAAAGCTCAGGACAAAAGGCATCGCAGCAAACAGTGAGTTATTCTCTAGAGCTAAGGGAGGATTTGGACAGTATCTGATGGAAGAGCGTTCTGAATGGGAGGGTAGAGGGTCTAACAAGGCAGGGTGGTTTGCCAAGTCAACATTCCTCTGCAACTGTTTATGGCAGGAAAATCTCACCTTTTCCTTTGGCCATTGCTCTGAAGAAAGGAGATACCATCCTCCCAGAAACATCTTCAGGGTGCGTAGTCATGCCATCCTTCACAGCTTGATATCCATTCAGTATGATCACTGGGGCCCACCCAAACCACAAAGTATATATGTTACCATAAGTTTTTGCCAGCTGTAAGTGGAAAAGATGGCAGAAAAGAACAGATAAAATCCTGTAGATCTCAAACAGACACTACACCTGCTATTCACCAGCCCAATGGCCAGTTTTGTGTTGAGAACATCACCCCCATTAATATAATTATAGTTAGAAGCAAAAATGACTGTTGTTCTTCCGAGAACAGGGCTTTCTGCAGCCAATTTATttaccggggcggggggggggggggggggggg
It includes:
- the LOC104640863 gene encoding cytochrome P450 2J6 — protein: MLTITQAFVVLIIFLLIIEFFKLQKACKQFPPGPTPLPLLGNLVHLNFQFHRDLLMELAKTYGNIYTLWFGWAPVIILNGYQAVKDGMTTHPEDVSGRMVSPFFRAMAKGKGIILASGRSWKQQRRFGIMTLRSLGMGKKGLECRVQEEASHLVEFFGNLKGRPVDPSFPLFHSISNVICALVFGYHFSDEDKTFHELISATENLFRFAGSFVHQLYEIFPWLMCHLPGPHKKALSCYDVLSSFARKEIRRHVERGIPDEPQDFIDFYLAEIEKSKDVVKPKYDEDNLVYVINDLFLGGSETSSTTLYWGLLYMVVNPDIQEKVQKELDAVLGPSQLICYEDRRKLPYTNAVVHEIQRFSNIVFVGMPRVCVKDTMLLGFPVKKGTIIMPNIASVLYDPEQWETPRQFNPGHFLDKEGNFTPREAFLPFSAGHRVCLGEHLARTELFIFFANLLRAFTFRLPEGVTKINTEPIFGGTLQPHPYRVCAIPR